From the genome of Cedecea lapagei, one region includes:
- a CDS encoding type III secretion system HrpP C-terminal domain-containing protein, with protein sequence MIHHALKTAHPQPRLWQQSHPAPQPRHQPDSAPQAPAPRAPQAPANNAPARPPMLARSTPSFSRASDRQKLSRDEKEFSDLLSDDEPAPLMPILSLNLFDGSLGGTEQPQQASESQASTLLAMLEPHLVQGIEQQESLPASFSLLLPDLGEVVAQVTPANGDVLDIALGFSAHAWDKVRGFEQDGQGSLSGRLGKKVRLRFKRREAV encoded by the coding sequence ATGATCCATCACGCGCTAAAAACCGCCCATCCGCAGCCAAGGCTCTGGCAACAATCCCATCCGGCTCCGCAGCCGCGCCACCAGCCTGATAGCGCCCCACAGGCGCCAGCTCCGCGCGCACCGCAGGCTCCGGCTAACAACGCGCCCGCCAGGCCGCCGATGCTCGCTCGCAGCACCCCCTCCTTTAGCCGGGCCAGCGATCGCCAGAAACTGTCGCGGGATGAAAAAGAGTTTAGCGACTTACTCTCCGATGATGAGCCTGCGCCGCTGATGCCAATCCTTTCCCTGAACCTGTTCGACGGCTCGCTGGGCGGTACCGAACAGCCGCAGCAGGCCAGTGAATCGCAGGCCTCCACTCTGCTGGCCATGCTGGAACCGCACCTGGTTCAGGGCATTGAACAGCAGGAAAGCCTGCCCGCCAGTTTTAGCCTGCTGCTGCCTGATCTGGGTGAGGTCGTGGCTCAGGTCACTCCGGCAAATGGCGATGTGCTGGATATTGCACTCGGCTTTTCCGCCCATGCCTGGGACAAGGTTCGCGGATTTGAGCAGGACGGACAAGGTTCGCTCAGCGGTCGCCTGGGGAAAAAAGTTCGCCTGCGCTTTAAGCGCCGGGAGGCGGTATGA
- a CDS encoding FliM/FliN family flagellar motor switch protein has translation MKRLTFTAQSPDEARLRRWTGSGWRLPFSVEGTSGELYLLPSGSATQTTTQSGAFRCAAGTLIFSDPLPVLGLMADCPALPGVSTEENAWYWPYFSQQLSPQLAELFEFLQPAEEQEKPDITLRLEVCLGTERASTLLSLSWATLHQLTQYAGWQRRTVPLNPDLGLQLPLTVGKLQLSAGYVRALAVGDLLLPTEAFFSPEGHGVMPLARRQFQVQLELASETTHRDLLHITYSEELTMTYPNAPLEYDEQQDGEEVVSAGEWQTTRGSFDDLSLDLTIRCGNLQLTLGELQQLDAGSTVLVQHVTPGEALLCHGNSLLAKGELVDVNGTLGFQVTRMLRQAGPAMEPV, from the coding sequence ATGAAACGGCTGACGTTTACCGCCCAGTCTCCCGATGAGGCCCGGCTGCGGCGCTGGACGGGCAGCGGCTGGCGGCTGCCTTTTTCCGTTGAGGGGACGTCAGGTGAGCTCTACCTGCTGCCTTCCGGATCGGCAACGCAGACCACAACCCAGTCAGGTGCTTTTCGCTGTGCGGCCGGGACACTGATCTTTAGCGACCCGCTGCCGGTGCTGGGGCTGATGGCTGACTGCCCGGCGCTTCCGGGCGTATCCACCGAGGAGAATGCCTGGTACTGGCCCTATTTCAGCCAGCAGCTCAGCCCTCAGCTGGCCGAACTCTTTGAATTTCTGCAGCCCGCAGAAGAGCAGGAAAAACCTGATATCACGCTACGCCTTGAAGTCTGCCTGGGTACAGAGCGAGCCAGCACGCTGCTATCGCTCTCCTGGGCCACGCTGCATCAGCTCACGCAATACGCGGGCTGGCAGCGGCGAACCGTGCCGCTTAACCCCGATCTTGGCCTCCAGCTGCCGCTGACCGTTGGCAAACTCCAGCTTTCAGCAGGCTATGTCCGCGCTCTGGCCGTCGGTGATTTGCTGCTGCCGACGGAAGCATTTTTCTCCCCCGAAGGGCACGGCGTGATGCCGCTGGCACGGCGACAATTTCAGGTTCAGCTGGAACTGGCGAGCGAAACCACTCACAGAGATTTACTACACATTACGTATAGCGAGGAGCTAACCATGACTTATCCGAACGCCCCCCTGGAGTACGACGAACAGCAGGACGGCGAAGAAGTGGTATCCGCCGGGGAATGGCAAACAACACGGGGGAGTTTCGACGATTTATCGCTGGATTTAACCATCCGCTGCGGCAACTTGCAGCTGACGCTGGGCGAGCTGCAGCAGCTTGACGCGGGCTCGACGGTATTGGTGCAGCACGTGACGCCGGGTGAAGCGCTGCTGTGCCACGGTAATAGCCTGCTGGCTAAAGGTGAGCTGGTTGATGTTAACGGCACGCTAGGCTTTCAGGTGACCCGCATGCTTCGCCAGGCAGGTCCGGCCATGGAACCCGTCTGA
- the sctR gene encoding type III secretion system export apparatus subunit SctR, which translates to MAENISSFNPLALAILLGAISLLPLLLMITTSFLKISMVLMLTRNAIGVQQTPPNMALYGIALAATLFVMAPVFDGMQTRFKDKPLDTTSAERLENSLQYGIKPLTDFMLRNSDPDLETHLMENSQRMWPKDLSEKVVHQRDNLLILIPAFVLSELQNGFKIAFLIFIPFLVVDLIVSNVLLALGMQMVSPMTISLPLKILLFVMVSGWTRLLDGLFYSYM; encoded by the coding sequence ATGGCAGAGAATATCAGCTCATTTAATCCGCTGGCGCTAGCCATCCTGCTGGGGGCCATTTCGCTTTTGCCCCTGCTGCTGATGATAACCACCAGTTTTCTCAAGATTTCCATGGTGCTGATGCTCACGCGCAACGCCATCGGGGTGCAGCAAACGCCGCCCAACATGGCGCTTTATGGCATCGCGCTTGCTGCCACGCTCTTCGTGATGGCCCCGGTGTTTGACGGCATGCAAACCCGCTTTAAGGATAAGCCGCTCGACACCACCAGCGCCGAGCGGCTGGAGAACAGCCTTCAGTACGGCATAAAGCCGCTGACCGACTTTATGCTGCGCAACAGCGACCCGGACCTGGAAACCCATCTGATGGAAAACAGCCAGCGCATGTGGCCTAAAGATCTGTCGGAGAAGGTCGTGCACCAGCGCGACAACCTGCTGATCCTGATCCCCGCGTTCGTGCTCTCTGAGCTGCAAAACGGCTTCAAAATTGCCTTTTTAATTTTTATCCCCTTCCTGGTGGTGGACCTGATTGTCTCCAACGTGCTGCTGGCGCTCGGGATGCAGATGGTCTCACCGATGACTATCTCTTTGCCGCTGAAGATCCTGCTTTTTGTCATGGTCAGCGGCTGGACGCGCCTGCTGGACGGCCTGTTCTACAGCTATATGTGA
- the sctS gene encoding type III secretion system export apparatus subunit SctS yields MDMIYMFKQAVLMVVVLSAPPLVVAVLVGIVVSLLQAVFQLQDQTLPFAIKLVAVGTTLALSGRWIGLQMVELAQSAFTMMAASGTLR; encoded by the coding sequence ATGGACATGATTTACATGTTTAAGCAGGCGGTACTGATGGTGGTGGTGCTCTCCGCGCCGCCGCTGGTGGTGGCCGTGCTGGTGGGCATCGTGGTCTCCTTGCTGCAGGCGGTATTCCAGCTGCAGGATCAGACGCTGCCCTTCGCCATTAAGCTGGTCGCGGTCGGCACGACGCTGGCCCTTAGCGGACGCTGGATTGGCCTGCAGATGGTTGAGCTGGCACAGTCCGCCTTCACCATGATGGCCGCCTCCGGAACGCTGCGATGA
- the sctT gene encoding type III secretion system export apparatus subunit SctT: protein MIAAELTPIFNGMLALGLGIARIYPCVLLTPLFAFSALKGMIRTAIVVPLALFVTPTIVPMLTHAPHTPWGIVAMMLKEVVLGIFLGYLLALPFWLFESVGVLFDNQRGALSGGQLNPALGADETPLGYMLLQWSMMVLIVNFGLSLGTQVIWDSYRLWPVDSWLPDFREQGFLVFLGQVKQMFIDTILYAGPLVLLLLFLDFAVGVLSIYSPQLQATVLTVPLKCIAGLLFFIFYLPTLEYFAGHQFTTLRDMIPHLADILPARQSSW from the coding sequence ATGATCGCCGCCGAACTGACGCCCATCTTCAACGGCATGCTGGCGCTCGGGCTGGGGATAGCACGTATCTACCCCTGCGTGCTGCTGACGCCACTTTTTGCGTTCTCCGCCCTGAAGGGCATGATCCGTACCGCCATTGTGGTTCCGCTGGCGCTCTTCGTGACGCCTACCATTGTGCCAATGCTGACCCATGCCCCGCATACGCCATGGGGTATCGTCGCCATGATGCTAAAGGAGGTAGTGCTCGGGATTTTTCTGGGTTACCTGCTGGCGCTCCCCTTCTGGCTGTTTGAGTCGGTTGGCGTGCTGTTTGATAACCAGCGCGGGGCGCTTAGCGGCGGCCAGCTTAACCCGGCGCTTGGCGCCGACGAAACGCCGCTGGGCTATATGCTTTTGCAGTGGTCAATGATGGTGCTTATCGTCAACTTTGGTCTTTCTCTCGGCACCCAGGTTATCTGGGACAGCTACCGGCTATGGCCGGTAGACAGCTGGCTGCCTGACTTTCGCGAGCAGGGATTCCTGGTGTTCCTCGGCCAGGTTAAGCAGATGTTTATCGATACCATTCTCTACGCGGGCCCGCTGGTGTTGCTGCTGCTGTTTCTCGATTTCGCCGTGGGCGTACTCAGCATCTACAGCCCTCAGCTGCAGGCCACGGTGCTGACCGTACCGCTGAAATGTATCGCAGGGCTGCTGTTCTTTATCTTCTATTTGCCGACGCTCGAGTACTTCGCCGGCCACCAGTTCACCACCCTGCGCGACATGATCCCCCATCTGGCGGATATTCTGCCTGCCCGCCAGTCTAGCTGGTAA
- the sctU gene encoding type III secretion system export apparatus subunit SctU — protein sequence MSEKTEKASPHKLQEARKKGQVSQSQDIPKLLIMFGVLQLIFSMMEASMAKLQSLMILPLMRLSSPFNQALGEVGGAALLTVGVFFMMTVGTVILLRIAAGWIQFGPLFAIAALAPKLEALNPLNKFKEMFSVKQFIQILNSLLKAITLSVVFWLLIKPRLSQMANLSGGTLDGFWHAGVAILETLAHTIVGVMLVFSVADFALQKYFFLKQNRMSHEDVKNEYKQMEGDPHTKGHRKHIAHEILNSPTKKVTPQEMEKADVLLVNPTHFAVGLRYLPDETPLPMLLFKAQDEDAKALIKMAHAANIPVVRYVWLTRNLYRTTEEGAYIPRDTLKAVAAIYRLLRKLEGRLKGETIEFEE from the coding sequence GTGAGTGAAAAAACAGAGAAGGCCAGCCCCCATAAGCTTCAGGAAGCCCGTAAAAAAGGCCAGGTCAGCCAGAGTCAGGATATCCCCAAGCTGCTGATTATGTTTGGCGTGCTCCAGCTTATCTTCTCAATGATGGAAGCCAGTATGGCGAAGCTGCAGTCGCTGATGATCCTGCCGCTAATGCGCCTGAGCAGCCCGTTTAACCAGGCGCTGGGAGAAGTCGGCGGTGCAGCATTGCTCACCGTTGGGGTGTTTTTTATGATGACGGTGGGCACCGTTATTCTGCTGCGCATCGCCGCAGGCTGGATCCAGTTTGGCCCTCTGTTCGCCATCGCTGCGCTGGCGCCCAAGCTGGAGGCCCTTAACCCGCTCAACAAATTTAAAGAGATGTTTTCGGTGAAGCAGTTTATTCAGATCCTGAATAGCCTGCTGAAGGCCATCACCCTTTCCGTCGTGTTCTGGCTGCTGATCAAACCTCGCCTGTCGCAAATGGCCAATCTGTCAGGCGGAACGCTGGACGGCTTCTGGCACGCGGGCGTGGCGATCCTTGAAACCCTCGCCCACACCATCGTGGGCGTGATGCTGGTGTTTTCCGTTGCCGACTTCGCGCTGCAGAAATACTTCTTCCTCAAGCAGAACCGCATGAGCCATGAGGACGTGAAAAACGAGTACAAGCAGATGGAAGGTGACCCGCACACCAAAGGCCACCGCAAACATATCGCCCACGAAATCCTCAATAGCCCGACGAAAAAGGTCACTCCGCAGGAGATGGAAAAAGCCGACGTTCTGCTGGTGAACCCGACCCACTTCGCCGTAGGGCTGCGCTATCTGCCGGACGAAACGCCGCTGCCGATGCTGCTGTTTAAAGCGCAGGACGAAGACGCCAAAGCGCTGATCAAAATGGCGCACGCCGCCAATATCCCGGTGGTGCGCTACGTCTGGCTTACCCGTAACCTTTACCGCACCACCGAAGAAGGCGCCTATATTCCGCGCGACACGTTAAAAGCCGTGGCCGCTATCTATCGCCTGCTGCGCAAGCTTGAAGGTCGCCTGAAGGGCGAGACAATTGAGTTTGAGGAGTAG
- a CDS encoding IS110 family RNA-guided transposase: MTLTSVGVDIAKLKFDVAVLLPNQKYKTKKFANTHAGCREFIHWLARFGDCHVCMEATGSYSTELATALSDGGYRVSLENPARIHAFSHTELARNKTDKSDAALIARYCALYQPAQWHPAPLSQRQLTALVRHLKNLEEMRQMEENRLEAADEVITGSLKEHIATLDELIKETKKKIRQHIDDDPDLRKDKALLESIPGVGDVLSTNLLAFAGNLRRFSSSKALVAYAGLNPRRCESGMWKGKSRLSKVGSRELRSVLYMPAVVAGRCNEVVKDLMRRLESRGKAGKERVCAGMRKLLQLAYGVVKSGREFDAEIPLAG, from the coding sequence ATGACCCTCACTTCTGTCGGCGTTGATATTGCTAAGCTAAAATTTGATGTCGCTGTCCTGCTGCCTAATCAGAAATACAAAACTAAAAAGTTTGCTAACACGCATGCGGGATGCCGTGAGTTTATTCACTGGCTGGCCCGTTTTGGAGACTGTCACGTCTGTATGGAGGCTACCGGCAGCTACAGCACGGAACTCGCCACGGCATTGTCCGATGGCGGCTATCGAGTCAGTCTGGAAAACCCTGCCCGTATTCATGCCTTCAGTCATACCGAACTGGCCCGAAATAAAACGGATAAAAGCGATGCCGCACTGATAGCGCGGTATTGTGCCCTGTATCAGCCAGCACAATGGCATCCGGCCCCTCTCAGCCAGCGACAGCTGACCGCGCTGGTACGGCATCTTAAAAATCTTGAAGAGATGCGACAGATGGAAGAGAACAGGCTGGAGGCCGCAGATGAGGTCATAACCGGTTCGTTAAAAGAACACATCGCCACGCTGGACGAACTGATAAAAGAAACAAAAAAGAAAATCAGACAGCATATCGACGATGACCCGGACCTGAGAAAAGACAAGGCGCTGCTGGAGAGTATCCCGGGTGTGGGAGATGTGCTGAGTACGAATCTTCTGGCCTTCGCGGGAAACCTGAGGCGATTTAGCAGCAGTAAGGCTCTGGTGGCTTATGCAGGCCTGAACCCACGACGTTGTGAATCCGGGATGTGGAAAGGAAAAAGCAGGTTGTCGAAAGTGGGGAGCCGTGAGCTGCGTAGCGTACTGTATATGCCTGCGGTGGTGGCGGGAAGGTGTAATGAAGTGGTGAAAGACCTGATGAGGCGGCTGGAGAGTAGAGGTAAGGCAGGAAAAGAGCGAGTATGTGCAGGAATGAGAAAGCTACTGCAGCTGGCTTATGGCGTGGTGAAATCAGGGCGTGAATTTGACGCCGAAATACCGCTTGCCGGATAG
- a CDS encoding type III secretion protein, whose protein sequence is MSTIGNMLNLATALPQLALNATPEGMAANLLKNVGDQMVHDIASRLTNLLFSGNMNGNNNNTFMSPQSQGGASMGNTLALSNMQQMLQQVVQQMGVNAQNTPFNNHAGASNINAFNTGMSNGLQSPSTGIGLVQLPLSTTGANSANNFNQLGNSMGSQLGSKMGLQALDNVKSDSSGLCAMLGGGGKVDGGSKETRAEIGKYMDQHPEIYGKPQSAGEGIPGLVHTGKGPSSWEDALKHSKPLSGDSLKAFQSAKNDLKTSMVGGSIPGSATALGNGSSSLLVNADAQLFNGNIIKDALKHHHGAILNLASAALA, encoded by the coding sequence ATGAGTACGATTGGAAATATGCTGAATCTGGCCACTGCATTACCGCAGCTGGCGCTGAATGCGACCCCAGAAGGTATGGCCGCTAACCTGCTGAAAAACGTAGGCGATCAGATGGTGCACGATATTGCATCCAGGCTGACTAACCTGCTGTTCTCCGGCAATATGAACGGTAACAATAACAACACCTTTATGTCTCCGCAGAGTCAGGGCGGGGCGAGCATGGGGAATACCCTGGCGCTGAGCAACATGCAGCAGATGCTTCAGCAGGTCGTCCAGCAGATGGGCGTGAATGCACAGAACACCCCGTTCAACAATCATGCTGGCGCAAGCAACATCAATGCGTTCAACACCGGCATGAGCAACGGCCTGCAGTCGCCGTCTACCGGCATTGGCCTGGTTCAGCTGCCGCTGTCCACCACTGGCGCTAACAGTGCAAACAATTTCAACCAGCTGGGTAACAGCATGGGCAGCCAGTTAGGCAGCAAAATGGGTCTGCAGGCGCTGGATAACGTGAAGTCTGACAGCAGCGGCCTGTGCGCTATGCTGGGCGGCGGCGGTAAAGTCGACGGCGGCTCCAAAGAGACCCGTGCCGAAATCGGTAAATATATGGATCAGCACCCGGAAATCTACGGCAAGCCGCAGAGCGCGGGTGAAGGTATCCCTGGCCTGGTTCACACGGGCAAAGGCCCGAGTAGCTGGGAAGACGCGCTGAAACACAGCAAGCCGCTGAGCGGCGATTCGCTGAAAGCCTTCCAGTCGGCGAAAAACGACCTGAAAACCTCTATGGTGGGTGGCTCAATTCCTGGCTCCGCGACGGCGCTGGGTAACGGCTCTTCAAGCCTGCTGGTCAATGCGGATGCCCAGTTGTTTAACGGCAACATTATCAAAGATGCTCTGAAGCACCATCACGGCGCGATCCTGAACCTGGCTTCTGCCGCGCTGGCCTGA
- the hrpT gene encoding HrpT family type III secretion system protein translates to MKPSILLLVALAFALSGCATRNDNGCDSAACRPLSDNHHLTIWWPSDMRNGVQDYTQMPVR, encoded by the coding sequence ATGAAACCTTCCATTTTGTTACTGGTGGCGCTGGCATTTGCCCTGAGCGGCTGCGCGACCCGCAATGACAACGGCTGCGACAGCGCGGCATGTCGGCCGCTGTCAGATAACCACCACCTGACCATCTGGTGGCCGAGCGATATGCGTAACGGTGTGCAGGACTACACACAGATGCCGGTGCGTTGA